In Actinoplanes octamycinicus, the genomic window GGCCCGGCCCGGCCGCCGCGCCGATTGTCGCGTTCTCCGCGGTGACCACCAGGCCGGCGCCGACAGCGAGATCGAGCGTCACCGGGCCGTGCCCGTGCCGCAGGGCGTTGGTGAGCGCCTCCCGGGTGATCGCGAACGCGGCGCGCGACGTCGCGGCCGGGACCCGGTCGAGGGGGTCGGCGCGGGCCCGCACGTCGAGGCCGCGGATCAGGGTGCCGAGCGAGCTCAGGGTGGGGGCCTGCTCGGTGACGCCGTCGTCGAGCACGCTCAGCAGCACGTCGAGATCCTGCTGGGCGATCCGGGCGGTGGACGCCAGGTGGTCGAGCGACTGCGCGGCGAGGGTGGGCTCGGTCCGCTGCAGCGCCGCCTCGGCGGCCATCGCCTGCACCAGGACGACGCTGAGCGCGTGACCGACCGAGTCGTGCAGTTCCAGCGCGAGGCTCTGGCGGCGGTCGAGCGCGTCGACGAGCCGGGACGGCTCGGTGCGCAACAGCCGGCGCGCCGCCCAGCGCTGGCCGGATCCGGCGGCGACCATCGCGATCAGGACAGCGACGGCGACCAGCAGCACCTCGGCCGAGTCGCCCGGCGCGCCGGGCCGGCCGTCGCCCAGGCGCAGCAACTCGGGCGAGAGCGCGGCCAGGCCGGCGCTGAGCGTGGCGCCGACGAACAGGTGCAGGCTGGTCAGGACGGTCAGGTAGACGCGATCGGCCCGGTGCGGCACGTCCACGTCGAGCAGCTCGGCCAGTGCGGCCACCTCCAGGCGCCGGATCAACGGCGTCATGGCGAGCAGCACGGCGCCGGGCAGGCACGCCGCCCACCAGAGCAGCACGCGGCCCAGGGTCGGCGCGGTCAGGATCGGCACGCCGAGCGCGACCGCGACCGGCGTCAGCAGGGCGGCGCCGACCAGCGGGTAGAGCCCGGCGCGGGCGAGGCGGCGCGTCATGGCTCTCGACGCTAATCCACGCTCCGGCCGATGTACTCCCTCCACGGAGGGAGGTGGGCGGCATCGATCGTTCCTAGCGTCATCGGCATGACCAACATTGATCAGTACGGGCGGGTACGGGCCGCGTGGCAGGCCGCGCACCGGCCGGTTGCCGGGGTGCCGCGGTGGGCGCGGATCGCGGCGAACGCGGTGCCGCTCGTCGTGCTGCCGTCCGGACTCTGGCGGCTGCAATTCGTCTTCTCCGACGGCGGGATCGGCGAGAAGATCTACCTCGTCTGCCTGTCGATCGTGGCCGAGCTGCTGGCCTTCACCGCGGTCGGGCTGATCGCCACCTGGGGCGAGCGCTTCCCGCGCTGGATGCCGTGGGCCGGTGGCCGCCCGGTGCCAAGGCTGTTCGCGGTCGTCCCGGCGACAGCCGCGGCGATCTTCCTGACCGTGTTGTGGACCGTCGCCTTCGCCGCCATCTTCCGGGATGTGACGATGGGCGGGACATCGCTGGACCCGGACTTCCCGACCCAGGGCGGCTTCTGGGAGGCCAGCATGTTCTATGTCTGCTACCTCCCGCTGCTGCTGTGGGGGCCACTGCTGGGCGCGGTCACCTTCGCCTACTGGCGCCGTCGTTCTCAGCACGGTGCTGAGTGACCGGGCGATCTCTTCCCAGGGACTTCTCCCGGTTCGCGACCACGTGGGCGAGGACCACCGGGACCGGGCTCAGGGCGCCAGCGGACCGCGCCTTCCGGGTGCTTCGGGACGGAGGCGTACCGGGAAGTGGCGGGCCGCGCCGGGAAGGTGCCGTGCGCGGCCCGCGGACCTGGATCAGGCGGGCTGGCCCCGGACCGGGGAGGTGGTGCGGGCCCGGCGGGCCAGGCGGCTCAGGCGGGCGCTGTGGAGCAGGCGCTGCTGGTCGGCTTCCGCGATCAGTTCGCGGCGGCGGTCGTGGGCCAGGACCAGCATCGTCTCCGGGTGCAGCAACATCTCGGTCTCCCTTGTCGTCGTTCGATGTGTCCATCGTCGATCGGCCGAGCTGCCCTGACATCCGGAACGCCTACCTATCTTCGCAGGTCAGCGCGGTTTAGGTGGCTGGCCGGGGGCGCCTAGGTATACCTAGGGGCTGTTAGCCTGACGGGCGTGATCGTTTCGGGACTGTGGCGTTATCCGGTCAAATCCATGGGTGGGGAGCCGCTGCGCGAGGCGCGGGTGGACCCGTGGGGGATCGCCGGAGACCGGCGGTGGATGGTGGTCGACCGGTCCGGGAAGAAACCGTGGGCCGGGGAGTTCCGGCAGCTCGCCGGCGTCTCCGCGGTGCAGACCGGGGACGGCGGGGTCCGGTTGCGCGCTGCCGGGCATCCGGATCTGCACCTGGCCGAGCCGGTCGGCGGTGAGCCGGTCGAGGTGACGCTGCGCGGAGTAGGTAGGGCGGTGTCCGCCGGAGACGCGGCCGACGCCTGGTTGTGTGCGGCGCTCGGCCTCGACGTGCGGCTGGTGTGGCTCGACGAGCCGGCCCGCCGGCCGATGTCGGAGAGTCACGGCGGCCGGCCCGGCGACGTGCTGAGCTTCGCGGACGCGGCGCCGCTGCTGCTCACCACGGAGCCGTCGCTGCGCCAGCTGGACGCGTGGATCGCGGACAACGGCGGCGGGCCGGTGCCGATGACCCGGTTCCGGCCGAACCTGGTGGTGGACGGGGAGATGGCCGCGTTCGCCGAGGACGGCTGGGGTGAGGTGCGGGTCGGCGAGGTGCTCTTCCGGTTCGCCGAGCACTGCGACCGGTGCGCGGTGACCACGCTGGACCCGGCGACCGGGCGGACCGCGAAGGAGCCGATCCGCACCCTGGCGAAGCATCGGCGGTGGGACGGCAACGTGTGGTTCGGGGTCCGGATCGTCCCGGTCAACCCGGGCACGATCGCGGTGGGCGACCCGGTACAGCCGCTCTAGGCCACGAGCAGTCGCAGGCCCAGCTCGGCCGCGTCGAGCGACAGCAGCTCGCGGTTGCGGTCCGCCCAGCGGCCCGAGTCCAGGTCGGCGCGGAGCCGGGACACCGCGCGCTGCTCGGCCTCCGGCCCGACCCGGGTCCAGATCGACACCGCGCGGCGGGCGCTTTCGTCCAGGTAGACCTCTGGCCGGCGCCAGTAGGCCTCGAAGAAGCCGTCGGCGCAGTCCCACGGGATCAGCACCGGCTCGATGCGGGCGCCGATCGTCGCGGCCAGGTCCTCCACCGGCGGGCGGCCGGCGACCAGGCCGGCCACCTCGGGCAGGTAGTCGCGGGACAGCCAGAAGCGGTTCCGCCAGCCGGTGTCGCTGGCGTCGTGGGTGAACACCACCACCCGCCGGGCCACCCGGCGCATCTCGCGCAGCCCGGCGATCGGGTCGCGCCAGTGGTGCACGGTGCTGAACGCCATCGCCGCGTCGAACGACTGGTCGTCGAAGGGCAGGCTCTCCGCGCTGCCGGCCACGCACGGCGCCGCGTCCGGGCCGCGCTGGGCGCGCATCACCGCGGACGGCTCGACCGCGGTGACCTCGCGGTCGGCCGGTTCGTAGGAGCCGGTGCCGGCCCCGACGTTGAGCACCGTGCGGGCGTCGCCGAGCGCCTCCCAGACCCGCGCGGCGATCCGCGGTTCGGTGCGGCGCGTCGCCGGGTAGGCGGCGCCGATCGAGTCGTACAACTGCGCGCCGAACATGGTCAACTGTTCCTCCGGTGTGGTGCCGAGCCCCCGGGCCCGGGCTTCGAGTTCCCTGTCGATGGCGGTCACCATGGCGCCGGCCCGGTCCCGCTGCTCCAGCAGCAGGCCGCGCAGGCGGTGCAGGTGCGCGACCGCGTCGGTGGCCGGGTCGTCGACGAGATCGGCGATCTCGCGCAGCCCGAACCCCAGCCGCCGGTAGGCGAGCACCTCCCGCAGCCGCTCCACGTCGGCCGGTGCGTAGGCCCGGTAGCCGGCGCTGGTCCGGGCGGACGGCTGCACGAGACCGATCTCGTCGTAGTGGTGCAGGGTGCGGACGCTGACGCCGGCCAGCTCGGCGACGCGTCCCACGGTGAGGTGTTCTGCCACGGGGATGACTATGTCGCCTGACGTCACGTGAGGCTCAAGACCCAGCTTCCGTACGCCATGAGCGCCACCCGTGTGATCGCTGAGGCGCGGGGTAAGGCCGATGAGACAGGGACAACGAGGAATGTGAGGTGGACCCCCGTGGCCGCTACCAAGAGCGCCAAGAACCCGACCAGTGGTAACGACACTCCGAACACTCCTGAGGTGAGTGAGTCGGCGATCGCCCGGATGAAGGTGGGTGACCTGCGCCGAAAGTTGCAGAGCCGTGGTGTGCAGGGCACGGCTGATCTGAAGAAGCCGGAGCTGGTCAAGAAGCTGATCAAGTTGGAGACCGCCGGGTCGAAGGCGAAGAAGTCGGCGGGGAAGAAGTCGGCGTCCGGACGCAAGAATCCGACCAGTGGCAATGACACTCCGAATACGCCGGAGGTGAGTGAGTCGGCGATCGCCCGGATGAAGGTGGCTGACCTTCGTCGGGAGTTGCAGAGTCGTGGGGTGAAGGGCACCGACGATCTGAAGAAGCCGGAGCTGGTCAAGAAGCTGATCAAGTTGGAGACCGCCGGGTCGAAGGCGAAGAAGTCGGCGGGGAAGAAGTCGGCGTCCGGACGGAAGAATCCGACCAGCGGTAACGACACTCCGAACACTCCTGAGGTGAGTGAGTCGGCGATCGCCCGGATGAAGGTGGCTGACCTGCGTCGGGAGTTGCAGAGTCGTGGGGTGAAGGGCACCGACGATCTGAAGAAGCCGGAGCTGGTCAAGAAGCTGATCAAGCTGGAGACCGCCGAGTCGAAGTCGACCCGCACGGCGGCGAAGAAGTCGCGGGCCGCGGCCAAGGACCGGTCCACGCCGAAGAAGCTGGCCTCCGCCGCGGGCAAGCTGCCCACGACGAAGAAGCTGCTCTTCGCGCAGACGGACCTGCCCAGCAGCGAGGAGGTTCCGTCCACTCTCACCGTCAGCAAGTCCAACAGCCGCAAGCGGACGGGCAAGGCGACCGCCGTGATCCATTGAGCCGAGGTCGACGGCGGTCGGTCATGCCCTCCCTTGATCTATATACACGCTACTTGTATATTCAACCGCCATGCGATCATCCTCGCGCGTCACCCTGCGGGAACCGTCGTACTTCGTGCTGGCCGCCCTGCTCGACGGGCGGCTGCACGGGTACGCCGTGGTCAAGCGGGTCGAAGAGTTGTCCGCCGGCCAGGTGAAGCTGGCCGCCGGCTCGCTGTACTCGGTGCTCGACCGGCTGCTCGGCGAGGGCTACGTCACCGCCGACGGCGAGGAGATCGTCAACGGGCGGGCGCGACGTTATTACCGGTTGACCGACAGCGGTCAGCAGGTGCTCGCCCAGGAAGCGGACCGGCTCGCCCAGGCCGCGCGTGTCGTGCACGAGCGGCTGACGCAGGGCGACACCCCTCGACCGACCTGGAGGACTTCACCGGCATGAGTGCTGACATCCTGGAGCGCCGCTACC contains:
- a CDS encoding sensor histidine kinase — translated: MTRRLARAGLYPLVGAALLTPVAVALGVPILTAPTLGRVLLWWAACLPGAVLLAMTPLIRRLEVAALAELLDVDVPHRADRVYLTVLTSLHLFVGATLSAGLAALSPELLRLGDGRPGAPGDSAEVLLVAVAVLIAMVAAGSGQRWAARRLLRTEPSRLVDALDRRQSLALELHDSVGHALSVVLVQAMAAEAALQRTEPTLAAQSLDHLASTARIAQQDLDVLLSVLDDGVTEQAPTLSSLGTLIRGLDVRARADPLDRVPAATSRAAFAITREALTNALRHGHGPVTLDLAVGAGLVVTAENATIGAAAGPGRGLTGMRMRARLAGGDCTWREVDGTWRVQAVLPL
- a CDS encoding MOSC domain-containing protein; this translates as MIVSGLWRYPVKSMGGEPLREARVDPWGIAGDRRWMVVDRSGKKPWAGEFRQLAGVSAVQTGDGGVRLRAAGHPDLHLAEPVGGEPVEVTLRGVGRAVSAGDAADAWLCAALGLDVRLVWLDEPARRPMSESHGGRPGDVLSFADAAPLLLTTEPSLRQLDAWIADNGGGPVPMTRFRPNLVVDGEMAAFAEDGWGEVRVGEVLFRFAEHCDRCAVTTLDPATGRTAKEPIRTLAKHRRWDGNVWFGVRIVPVNPGTIAVGDPVQPL
- a CDS encoding MerR family transcriptional regulator, with amino-acid sequence MAEHLTVGRVAELAGVSVRTLHHYDEIGLVQPSARTSAGYRAYAPADVERLREVLAYRRLGFGLREIADLVDDPATDAVAHLHRLRGLLLEQRDRAGAMVTAIDRELEARARGLGTTPEEQLTMFGAQLYDSIGAAYPATRRTEPRIAARVWEALGDARTVLNVGAGTGSYEPADREVTAVEPSAVMRAQRGPDAAPCVAGSAESLPFDDQSFDAAMAFSTVHHWRDPIAGLREMRRVARRVVVFTHDASDTGWRNRFWLSRDYLPEVAGLVAGRPPVEDLAATIGARIEPVLIPWDCADGFFEAYWRRPEVYLDESARRAVSIWTRVGPEAEQRAVSRLRADLDSGRWADRNRELLSLDAAELGLRLLVA
- a CDS encoding PadR family transcriptional regulator; protein product: MRSSSRVTLREPSYFVLAALLDGRLHGYAVVKRVEELSAGQVKLAAGSLYSVLDRLLGEGYVTADGEEIVNGRARRYYRLTDSGQQVLAQEADRLAQAARVVHERLTQGDTPRPTWRTSPA